GTTAATGAGTCattttttagatgaaaaaataatagttttgatatttgatttattgcttttgcacattacttatgaaatatatagaaaaatttattaaatttgttattataataaatttacaaattttaataagaatgttatatttttatctaaatatataatttactttttaacgaatttaatgaaaattcaaatgtataatcttATTTATTAAGCTCGTTTAGGCTCGATAAAATCTTGAATAAACTTGTGAGTTGTgaatatattcgttaaataaagttCGACTCGATTATAAACGAGTCAAGCTTAAACATTCAAAAGTTCAGTTTGACTCGATTACATACCTATCTACATCTAAATATTATACTCAgacaaatatttaaatattgagATTTCTTTATTGAATTATTTAACTTAAAAAAGGGGGATTTAAAGAAATGTAAACAAAGaatccattataaattcaatcCATTTTATAATGTATAAGGTGATCTAAACCAGAAAAGAAACAAAGATTCGCAACCTCTTCAATAATGCTTAATTTAATTTACTTTGTTCTTTGAtgcttaaataaataaacaacacTCCACCAAACAACCACTACGTACGAATTGCCACAATTCAGATGAGACTCGAAATCTAATCACAAGTACTTGCAACATAATTAGACGTAGTTCAATCAATCCGCTGATATCACCTTCAAGACATGAGAACCCGTGACCGCTATCTTTCAGTGTATAATGGGTAAATCTCTAATAACCTACAAACCACGTTAGCCAGATAAATCGCGTTGAGCAAATTATATGAGACATGCTCGACTGAAGATGTGTTGATAGGAGGAATCAAAACTCCTGACAATTGATCAAATTTTCATCTACTCCACCAACTCGACCGCTAATTTGGAGCTCAACTACTACACTTGGAGGTGTATTAACAATCACTTTAAGTATACTGTAGGCTTATGCATTTGGTACTCCTTTTGGAAACAAAATTTTCTCTACTTTTtcagattaattattttattttcataatttatggTAGTtcctaattattttattaaggaATATAATTTAAGTTTATGGCCATACCAAGGTACTTCATCATGCTTTAATAATACCAGTGTATGAGATGTTAAAAGAAATAGTgtataagaaaaatttattattaaaaaccAAACTGAAAGTCccaacaaaattttaatttttgcaaTCCCAGGTCTAAAAGATATCTATTCTGGCAAACCAATTCGCTATAtgccttattattattattttttataaatatatttatgaaatttgattttttttattattatttaatttgtcttaagaaaaattatttaagtaacATTCTTTCCACAGAAATGGTTAGTTCCATGTCCTTATAATATAACAGACCAAccatatattttcataaaatattttcgtGTCACTAATCATGGAATATTAACCTTGACGTACAAGAAATTGATTGATTAATTACATTTATAATTCCacattataatatataatagtTCATTATATATAACTAAAAGCTAGAGAAAACTAATAGACGAAAAACCCTATGATCAATCTCAATGCTGCAGGCATGCACGGCATAAATTATGGTAAAGATCAGAAGTTGGAGAACTGATTAATCTGAGAGTGTTGTATCATTTGTACGTTCGGAGGCATTTCCCCGTTACTATCCGAGATCAAAGTCCTGatcaaaattgttcagataAATAACCAGTAAACATTTCGACAAAAAAAATgcgaaataaatatataaatctgTCTTACTCTCTCGGACGCGACGCCCATAGCGAACTTAAAGTTCGCAATCGACCATAGTACTCTCCGATCACCAGGAAACATTTAGCAGCTTGTCGAACTGTTAGCACACGACGCAACTGGTGGAGGGTCTGCTGCCTTAGATTATCGGCCTGCAttgtttgtttaaaaaaaactcACATAATTATACATTGGTTGGCTACGCCCCTGatgacatgcatatacatatcgAAAGATAAAATCAATTACCTGACGAACGAAACCTTCGAGATTGGTAATCTTGCCGAGAGCGACCACCATATGATGCATACTATCATTGAGAGAGGCATTGGCTATGGCATCAAGCAAAGACTGGTGTAATTGTTCGAGTCCTTGGGAAAGAGCCTCCTCGGCCTGCTGTGTGGACTGTTGGAGACCATATATCCCCACTAATTGTTGCTCCGTCAAGGGGTCTAATTGCGATATCAACATCTGATCCAAATATATAGATATAATAttaagaaagaaagaaatatatcatatatatttcAGATTTAAGACATGAATGGTTACAAGCTCTAGGGATCATCCAGCTACACGTCTAGCAAGAGCAATATATCATCCAAACCTTGATTAAATCAGAAGGCCGAAAGCCGCCCATCCAGAGGAAACAACGTTCGATGGTCGTAGCCCACATTCCGGTGATGAGATGGAAGACATCAGATTTAGCAGCTACTCCCCTCAAACGAAAGATTTCATCATAATGTGTTATGTAACCGTCGACGATCACCCTTAGATCACCATCCGATAAATGCGATTGCAATGCATTTCGTAGCTCCGTCATGTGGCCGTGATCGTCGTCTACCCATCTCGCATATTCCATGTCAAATACAGCACCACCTGCAACAATTGATTATGCTTTACAATGTTGGAACAATACGCTTTATTTCTCTGCTACTCGATGATCAACGTGAATATCACCATAGTATTAGATATTAAATGTTGAAGTAATTACTGTGAATATCACTTATTATATAATCATCCTTTTGTAATAGAAGCAAATGCCAAAATAGTTATAATTAACCATATGAACCAAGACTCCGCCTCAAAGATTCTCTGTTTGCTGACACAAAGGAAATTTTTTAAGGGAAAGAATATCGGGGGCAAGTTGTAAAGTTAACTTTACATTTTTTTAACATACAGATTTTCAGTATAAAACGAAAAATTAAAAGGAAATGTTCATGGAAAGTATGTTAAAAATATAAAGTTCTTGtctggtgtgtgtgtgtgtgtgtgtcttcaAATTACCAGAGCTGATATTCCCATTTGCGACCCCACCTCCTAAGAAAAGACCCTGTGGACCACAATAATTGAGAAGCCAATTAAAGGGAAATTCAGAAATCAAATTCAAagcattaaattttttatttttttaaaaaaaaaattgttttttgcTGGCATTTAATTCTTGGTGACATTTTTCATACTTTTATTCATTACCTGCGACCTTGCCCTCTGAAGATCTTGTTCAAGTTGCGTGAGCCTTATCCTACTTGACTCTAGCTGCTGTACGTACGCCTGCAAATTTTGGGTACTAAATATTGGTTTGGTGAAGAGGAGAtatgtaattaattattatacaaaataatcaaattttcaATAAAATTTTTGTATGTGTAAATTGTGTGGAAGACCTTTTTCCTGATCCTGCTCTTTCTTGCTGCTTCCCTATTTTGAGCTAAACGTCTCATTGTCTAGGAAAAGTGAGCAAAACATCAGATTCAACAttatattttgattatatttgaataaatatgtatatattttgaAACTATTTAAATCCAAAAATTATATATAGAATTGGTGTGTGCCCCCATGTGCATATATAAATGTGGGTTTTCTTTCACCACCTTAGCATCAAGCACTTTTTCTGAATTCGAACCTGGCCCCCTTCTCTGCATATTTTTCAGAAGGAATCATGTAAAAGGgtctatttttttatataaaaaatagattaaaaagGGTACAAAGGAGGAGGTTTATAAATAATACCATGACAAGGAATTTTTTGCTagcattttatatattttaatgaaaattgtaattttaattCGGTGAGTTGTATAGTTTTGGGTTTTAATCATGTCATTTATCAAAGTTTGATTTTCATACAatactttgaaattttttactTTCGATATTTTTTCGCCTGAAACCATTACATTGACATTAGTTCTCTCATATGAAGCACATGTGATGCGAATTAAAATTCATCTTAcaataataagaaaaaataaAGCAACATGACCTCCAATACTTTAAAATGAGTGAAAATTTAtcgttttcttttatttttgtttatgtatattttaattaatgtaATCTAAATTTTATTTGTCCCATGAGCACAGGAGACCATCATTAATAAATAAGTAATATTCGATAGATTCAGTGTTTTATATAAATTTGTTATAATTATGATGCGGGAAAAACGAGCTGATTTATAAAAAAACGCAATCAATCATAAATGGCAGAATCTTTGGAAGCTCTTTCGTTTTTTCTACTAACTATACAAAGTTTGTAATTATTAGAGAATATTTATATAGGCATTTTCATAGTTGTGACGCTGATATGTGAACTGTTTCTTGAAAAAATTAATGCCATGTCTGTCAAAATGGCCAATGAAATATTCAGTTCCATAGCCTGCCATTAAATTTTGTTGGATTTGGTTGCTCTATTACCTATAAAAATTACAGCAAAAGTGGCgttaaagaaaaacaaaaagaaacgAAACTCCAGTTCTTGGGACAGAGGACAGAAAAcccataatattatattatattatattgtcCTAAATTTAGGAGCAATACTAACAGTTAATCTACTGTAGGATTCAGCTTTTCTTTGATTGCATGTCATGACAAAAATCTGAAAATCCATAATTTATCAGAAGTTCCAGACCAAAAGTTTTGACATAAATCATCTGCTGTTTTTTGGGAATTTGGGATAGATTTGTTGTTGGTATTATTCATTACTATTCGTCTTATAATATGGATGATGGCCAATTTTTCATGAGTTCTTGCTGATTATCACTTTTTATAAATTATTGTgagattaataataataaaaactgaAAGACAGAAATTATAAGCATGCACCTTCTCTGGGGTTTGTTTAGCAGCTGTAATAGCTTGTGAGATTCCCGTTCCGGGGTTATCACTTCCACTCGCCATCTGCACTTGTTGTATCCGCTGTAGCGGCGGTTGCAGCGGCTGAAGGTGGTGGTGCTTGTAGTCAAAGGCCGCCGCTGCCGCGGTCTGGTGGTCTGGTGATGCCTTTCTGCTGACGGGAGACTCGCTCTCAGTCTCCAATCTGGTGGAGAGAGTGTTTAGTGGTGATCGGCCTGAATCAGTGCTCTCTTCTCCCGATTTTGAGCTTCCCTGCAGCATTGTAAATGATAAATCACCACAAGAAAACAAgtcaaaatattattacttgaaAATCCCTTTTCCCACTTGGAAGATGATTTTATGTGTATCCTCCCTCACTCGGAACTTCATGCAAGAGATAGAGCTTCAAATGGTCAAAAATGGAGGAGTTTAATTAAAAAAAGGAGTGCAAGTACTTTTTGCTGGAATCTGATAGGCCAAGAAGGGAACATCTCCAGGGTTGCTGCAGGCTTGACTGTAGCATATAAAGCTGCAGCGAAATCACAAAAGCAAATTCTTTGAGAATCATTCAGCAGATAAAATACAGACTTTAATTTGCAGATCATAAAAAGGGAAGGAACCTAATCTCCCTTTATATATACTCTCGCAGCAGTTGTGGAGTCAGTAAAATTATGCAAACTGATTAAGTTTCCTTCCTTATTTGAAATCTCACGCCATTCGAACCCTCGCTCAAAAATGATTTCTCTGTCAAATATGGCAAGTTCCCCCACCCCATCCAGACTTATTCAAAATAAACACACAAACACACCACTAGGTGTTTGTTACACTGAGAAAGGGAGAGAGAAGGTACTATACTTTGTTTGATTTCATTATTGTTGTTGAACTTAACTCCTTGCAGTACTATTGCTTCTTCCAGTTCTCcaaaatcaaaatcagataccTCGAGATTTCTTTTGTCATAAAAATAGATAAAAACAAAAAACCATGTCAGAAGGCATATATGAAATACCGCATGAGTCATGAATATGGAAAAATAACTTAATTACATGAAGCTTGTATTGGAATGATGAAGCATGTGCGGAACCCCGAATGGAATTTGGTTATGATGCGGAGCTCCCGAGTCTGATAAAGCAGCTGCTGCATATTCTCCGACTCTATTACTCGCCATGCAAACTTGTTTTCACAGTTTCACATCATTCTCACATAAAGAAAACTAACTTGGATTTAGTCCAAAGATTATCTGTCACAGGGAGAACGAACAAACgatgggttttttttttcttcttgaaAATTCCCTTCGTCTCCAAAAACCCAACTGGAAATCCAAAACTTTCGAGAATAACAAATTGGATCAATCTTTCTTTTCAGTAGCCATCAAAGGAGAAGAGGAGGGTCCGTTGTCTATCTCTATCTGGTTGACAAAAGATTTGATATTTTAAGGGGTCCCTGTCTAGCTTTCTTTTCTCTCCGGCTCTGCGAAGAAATTAAATTAAACTGTGATTTCTCTGTATAGTAGTAGCTAGATCTAAGACTAGTGGTATCAGAAATGAGTAACACAACCTATGGAACAGAAAATTTTGTCCTTTGTAATTTTGCTTTGAGAGCCTGTGGGGTCTCTATTaatgaaaatatataaaatatttaaaatataataataataaataaataaagacaaAAAAAGGTGGTGTCTTTGTGAAAAAAGAGCACTTCTCTGTGACCGACTCCTGCTTTTTTATTGACTATTGGTTGTCCTCTCCATGGATTTTTTCGAAATTTGAAGTGCTAAAGATTTCAATTTTTATATTCAGTAAGTGAATAAGAAGCATTCTTGATTTTGGAATCAAAATGAAGATACCTCAAACATTGGAAATAGGGAAAAGTTCTACGAAAGAAAATAACTGTAAGATCCCGTGTTTTttaattggcaaaaacttgtgtgagacgatcttacatgtcgtattttgtgggacggatctcttatttgggtcatttacgaaaaaatattattttttatgctaagagtatttgTGAGAACCGAAAatcttttaataatataatgaaaTAGTTGTAAGGaaattttttgagattttattaCTATATTTTTGGGTACACATATTTTGAAGAGATATATTGGAATGCGTTGGAGATTCAATACTAAGTCAAACATACCATGcaatttagaagcaaatctcCTCACCTAATCcccatattttcgaaatattgagGGGCAAGTGATTAAGGAAGGGATCCCACAAAAGTGGAAGATAAATCAGCAACAATGGCAAGGATATTGGAGTCAATATTAGGAGATTTGACATGatttttggtatgatttttgTGCCAAATTAAGCTCCACCCTCTTCCCCTATAAATAGTGCATCAACCATTCTCATTCAAGacacaaattttcaaaatttcttgctgcatattttcgaaaattcagcaACTTGTCCTAGCCGAAACTCTGCCGAAAATCTTCCAAGAAAAATCGAGCCGTAGTACCGCCGAGTGAAGAACAAGGAACGATCCTTTTCCCGAAGCCGAGCACCTACGTTTTTTTTAGCATCAATaactactgtaagtgggctgttttaaaaCTTATAATTTCGAGTTATGCATACGTGAAAATTTCGGTTTTGTGGTTTAAAAATACGGTCGAGTACCGTCGTTTTGTCTATACGTTTTTACGAAAGTTATTACGTTTATGTTTGACACTGTGAGaattccctgaaaatgggtggaattccaacatatggcccttaacagtgagatagaactgttttatggcctcgccccTTTAGATgattaaaacttagggactgacgtcagtaaaccgttaaaggtgaaaaatcgcagtgttattatgttatgaaatttacgttacgattatgaaaagcatgctgtacgtttatgatatgtttcgaaaatgttattaaattggttatgttgtgttcaaagtttcccatttactgagtattctcaaaatactcaccccccttaCTCTCCCATCCCAGATAAGTCCGAAGAGCAGGTTGAGGACGAAGAGACGGATCAATTTTGGGGTTGGTGATTTGCCAGATTAGTAATAGCCTTTATTTCGAATTTCTGATTTAAAGAATTGTAAGATGCTTCCGCATTATTTACTATTTCGTTGGATTTCgttattgtaaagacaatgtttaTTTCGTggtaattataatatataaactggtttcggtttttACTGTGCTAAgaaaggcttgttgtttcgattgtgtgattgttaaacaacgccggtgtcaactaacccaggtctcggggcgtgacaatattaatttttattgtgaatatcgataggattgactcgtctcacatataaagattcatgacaccgtctcacaagagatatattatttttaattaatcgaTGACTGAATTTTTaactttttaatttataaactgTGCTAATTTTACGAGATTTTGGCCTATTTGGCATGTAAAAATATAAGGATGTTCACATGCTATTTATCGACGATATGTCGATGAAGTTGCAAATTGCATATATTAATGAAATTCTGTGAAGGTATACATGAACTCGACTGATTTGAGAATCTTACAAAAGATTATTGCCTGATTAAGAATTTAAATTCAATGGAATGATCATAAAATGATCAGAGTTATTCTAAGTGAAATACATGGACAGTAAAACCTCTTGCAAATTAATATTCGATAAATTAATAACCTATTCAAGATATTATTTTTACCCGGTCTCGGAATTGGGTTGGCTTGTTAAAttaataagataataatattttgagattttatataaaatatcgcCCTCTCAAGATCATAAATTAATAATGATCTctaaaattataaacataacAAGAAAATCTAGTAAATCATGATGAGTTTTCGTATTGGACGATTTTTCGCTGAGCATGAGTTTTCAGTTTGATCTATGATCACCAGTCATAATTCACTCACATATATagatttgtatactcatacatTACGTACTAGATGATTTTTCGCTCACCTCCTTATTTTCAATTTtcccttaaaaaaaaaatttaatgtcaGACTCTGTATTATATACTGTGGAaggttttattgttttttattttatgttttaagaTAATGAGTTTACTTTTTTGCAGTTTTGTAATATTTTGGCCACTTGACAAGATTAATCAATTGATTATTGTTGTATTTAAGATATTGCTTGTATCCTATCGTTAGATTAATAATAATCACCAATAATAACACCAACTTGGGTATATTATTAATCCAGGTTTTGAAATGGATTTGTTTGGTATAATTTGTTGATGGGTCGCTATCTATTCCGTGTCATCACACAATGCCATACCGCATAACTTAATTTTAGCTTCTTTACCTAATGGAACTTTAATTTTcggattttatttaaaattcaaactATTATTCTAGATAAAACTTTAATACCACATATTAGATTAACTGGACATGTTGTCTTCGCCTGTTCACTTGAAATaatttaaggcaaaaacttaagtgagacggtttcacgagtcgtattttgtgagacagatatcttatttaggttatccatgaaaaactattactttttatgttaagagtattactttttattgtgaatatcgatatggttgactcgtatcacagataaagatttgtgagaccgtctcacaagagacctactcgttATTTAAAGTGAAAATTATTTCTCTctaaaacttaaaataaattatacatACACTAccactctctctctctctctatatatatatatatatatatatatatatatatatatatatatatatatatatataatgtattcCTCAAAGATCAAGATTAAACTCCCATTTTTCCGGAATATGCAGGGGCAGATTCTGgcccttatatatatatatttttttttaaaatttccccCTCATGAAAGAGTCTTGGCCGTTGATTGccccacacccaggatcgaCCTTTCCCATTTTTCCATTCAGGAAGGCATATAGATTTTGTTCCTATTTAAGGAATAATATACAATTTTGTTATGTCCATTATAATGGGGAACATATTAttggaattattatttttcaaaattttattttaatgaggTATTGTGAATTTGTTTCCCCTAAACCAGATTCCCATTTAAGAGTGGCTTTGATTGGTGGACCCTCAATGTCGGTGAGTCATTAATGGGgtcaatattttatatatatttttagtgtAAATGTTTGGTTTCACTTTGCCCAATGATAATACGCCCCCTACCATTCATTCTCCTTCCTGATTTTAAATGATTGGTTTCTCtagtttcttcttcttcttcttttttttttttttttttttttattttttcatgtaaataaaatatatgtgttTTACATTATTACAATATAATAAAACATCAAtactttaaaataaatgataGGTTTTTTTatagtattttaattatcaaCTTGTTGGACATAAGTTCGGAAGGCATTCAAGCCTGCCTTGGAACACATTCTTGAATCGTCAAGCCTGTCGATATTTATCAACATTCTAAAAAGTTCGTTTAAGCTTGAAGTTCGACAAAAACGTCTCGTTTTAGCATTCTAAAAAATTCGTTTAAGCTTGAAGTTCGACAAAAACGTCTCGCTTCGGAGAAAAACTTAAGTACAATTAATcttatctttttatttttaattttttttattttgaaggtatatctttttattttaaaataaaaaattaagttcataatttagattttattttttaattttaattatgattaagcacgtctgataatgatttgacaaatatttagcaTTTTTTAATGTGATctagttgcaaaaacaaataaagattgtaattttgagatttttatgcttttataaatatgagaattaatgaatcatatttaaatttatcataattatgtattattttatttatttattggtttgagataattataattacactaaagataaaaaatattttttcacgttTAAGCCTGTGCTAATCTCACTTAAACTTAAAAAGCTTGGAGCTCGATATCTGCGCTTCAGAACGCTTCACGCTTTTTAGAATCTTGGTATTTATGCACCAAGATATCCCTCAAAATTCAGAACACATTCTCAAGGGATGACATCAAAATAGATACAACATCCCGAAATGTTCATTTATATACCCATTCATCTTAAAACGTAGTGAATACGAGTGGATGAATACTAAAAAACATCGGAATAATCTCGTCGGGCATTTgtagacttttaaatttattggCATTTAAAATGAAATACATTATCAAGCGAACTTTTCTAgttatgaaaataataaatattaaagaATTATTTATTGTAGGCAAATCAGATTGTAATCAAGATGCATTTGCTTattggaaaaaaaataatattttagtatTTGGAATCGAATATTGTGATAAAAAGGAATAATTACTAAATGAATCACAAAGAGTCAATTAATTGTGACACATCATCACATGAATATGTCAAGAATTTGCACCCTTCAAGTAAAAAGGGTCAGAagacaaaaattttttttgcgAAGAAGTAGGGAAGAATTCCAAGACATAAATTCTCCCGATTCAACTTCATGGACATCAATGAATTTCAAGATGCTATTCAACAAGTTCATCGCTtactttttcaaattttaaaaatttaattcgaTATCAAAGTGCTAACCCATCGATCTATCGTTATTGAAATATAAAATGAACTCCCAAGAACATCAAATACTCCAGAAATCCAAATTCCGTAAGAAAATGCTACCTAAGAAAAAAATAAGCTATCATTTAGACACGCAAcctcaaatttttatttgactCCTAAAATTCGATTGTCTccacattttttaaaatttttaccaaacgaagatttttttttttgaatgaacGAATAATTTTTTGTTACACTTGCTTTTAGCGATTTCGTGGCTCCTGTATGCATCTTTCCAGTCTTTACGTGGAACATTAGACGGAATCAAAGTGGCGGTCAGTAGAAATAAAGTCTGCAAAAAAATTTCGGTTCTACATTTGTTCTCTTCCACGGAAAACACTAGCAGGAATAGTATTAAAACCTCAAGATTGGCGTTCTTTGCATACCCAATAACACAATACGGGAGACCGGGCTTGTACCCCAGTGATATCACCCCTCCCGCGTGTGTTGtaatcaaaaaaataaaaataacacaatacTGAAAACCAACAGTGCAACTGACAAATCGAATAAGCACACACTTGTACAAAACCAGCCATCCGAATAAACACTGCTCTTAATATACATGCAATCACACTTGACAGAAAATTTACACGAATCCATACACCATAATATGACCCACCACCTCAACTTATCAAGACACAAACATATATCCCTTCTCTTTTCTTTTCTATTTCCATGCACAAAAATTCCTTCTCAAACCTAGCAGTACGAAATCGAGCTTGGTTAACAAAATCATGAAGTTCTAATCTGAAACAAGGAAAGGAATGAGCATGGACATGAATGTGTCGTAAGTTAGCTTTGCTGAGCCTGTGTAACCTGGATCCTTCTCCTTGAATTTCTCAGTCAAACCCTGAAAATGAAAACGAAGATAAGTCAATGACATGTAGCATTGAAGAGAATGGGGTTCTTTTGGTTAACAAAGTGGTACGAGTCTAACGAATATGCACAACCTTCCACTATATCTTCCATGTAAGTAgtaacagaaaaaaaaaaacactaaaAGAGAAATTTAGTTcactattttataaaaaaatttaaaagtatatCTTGATTTTGTCTTGTTGAATTGTTTCCTGGAGCGTTCCTCACCAACACTCAAATGAGGAAA
This region of Primulina eburnea isolate SZY01 unplaced genomic scaffold, ASM2296580v1 ctg633_ERROPOS900000, whole genome shotgun sequence genomic DNA includes:
- the LOC140821572 gene encoding transcription factor TGA9-like isoform X2 produces the protein MASNRVGEYAAAALSDSGAPHHNQIPFGVPHMLHHSNTSFINLEVSDFDFGELEEAIVLQGVKFNNNNEIKQTLYATVKPAATLEMFPSWPIRFQQKGSSKSGEESTDSGRSPLNTLSTRLETESESPVSRKASPDHQTAAAAAFDYKHHHLQPLQPPLQRIQQVQMASGSDNPGTGISQAITAAKQTPEKTMRRLAQNREAARKSRIRKKAYVQQLESSRIRLTQLEQDLQRARSQGLFLGGGVANGNISSGGAVFDMEYARWVDDDHGHMTELRNALQSHLSDGDLRVIVDGYITHYDEIFRLRGVAAKSDVFHLITGMWATTIERCFLWMGGFRPSDLIKMLISQLDPLTEQQLVGIYGLQQSTQQAEEALSQGLEQLHQSLLDAIANASLNDSMHHMVVALGKITNLEGFVRQADNLRQQTLHQLRRVLTVRQAAKCFLVIGEYYGRLRTLSSLWASRPRETLISDSNGEMPPNVQMIQHSQINQFSNF
- the LOC140821572 gene encoding transcription factor TGA9-like isoform X3, whose protein sequence is MFPSWPIRFQQKGSSKSGEESTDSGRSPLNTLSTRLETESESPVSRKASPDHQTAAAAAFDYKHHHLQPLQPPLQRIQQVQMASGSDNPGTGISQAITAAKQTPEKRRGPGSNSEKVLDAKTMRRLAQNREAARKSRIRKKAYVQQLESSRIRLTQLEQDLQRARSQGLFLGGGVANGNISSGGAVFDMEYARWVDDDHGHMTELRNALQSHLSDGDLRVIVDGYITHYDEIFRLRGVAAKSDVFHLITGMWATTIERCFLWMGGFRPSDLIKMLISQLDPLTEQQLVGIYGLQQSTQQAEEALSQGLEQLHQSLLDAIANASLNDSMHHMVVALGKITNLEGFVRQADNLRQQTLHQLRRVLTVRQAAKCFLVIGEYYGRLRTLSSLWASRPRETLISDSNGEMPPNVQMIQHSQINQFSNF
- the LOC140821572 gene encoding transcription factor TGA9-like isoform X1; translation: MASNRVGEYAAAALSDSGAPHHNQIPFGVPHMLHHSNTSFINLEVSDFDFGELEEAIVLQGVKFNNNNEIKQTLYATVKPAATLEMFPSWPIRFQQKGSSKSGEESTDSGRSPLNTLSTRLETESESPVSRKASPDHQTAAAAAFDYKHHHLQPLQPPLQRIQQVQMASGSDNPGTGISQAITAAKQTPEKRRGPGSNSEKVLDAKTMRRLAQNREAARKSRIRKKAYVQQLESSRIRLTQLEQDLQRARSQGLFLGGGVANGNISSGGAVFDMEYARWVDDDHGHMTELRNALQSHLSDGDLRVIVDGYITHYDEIFRLRGVAAKSDVFHLITGMWATTIERCFLWMGGFRPSDLIKMLISQLDPLTEQQLVGIYGLQQSTQQAEEALSQGLEQLHQSLLDAIANASLNDSMHHMVVALGKITNLEGFVRQADNLRQQTLHQLRRVLTVRQAAKCFLVIGEYYGRLRTLSSLWASRPRETLISDSNGEMPPNVQMIQHSQINQFSNF